The window CAGGGCATCACTGAGAAAGATCCCTAATAGCCACGGCGAAGTGACGATCGAGAGGATGGCCAACGACTTCGCGAGTCCAATATTTTCTCTCCCCGAGGTGGACGGAGCTCTTATGGCGAATGAGCTGCACTTCGTCAGGGATCAGGCGGGCCTTCTTAAACGTATCTGCTCCGCCGCAGCCAGCTTTCTCGTTGTCGAATATGATCGCTCCGCGCCGAGCGTTTGGGAGCCATTCCCGGTCAGCTATGCCACGCTTCATCCGCTGCTTTTGGCAGCGGGCTATCGGAGGGTCGTCAAACTCAGAACCCGCCAGTCGGTCTTTGGCGGCGAGTTGTACGCAGCGTGGGCTACACGCTGAAAAGGAAGATCAGATGCCATCGGACCAATTGACAAATCCAACCGTGAAGACTGCGATCGAAGCGCTCGATCGGGGCGACCAGGCAACCTGGAAGGCCCTATTCACACCGGATGCAAAGATGTTTGACGACGGTAGTCCAAGGAATCTTGCACAGTTCTCTGAGAGTGCAGTGGGGCACGAGCGCTTTACGAAGATTGAACGGGTTGAGAACAACGGATGTGACGTCTACGGTCAGTTTCATTCAGACCAGTGGGGCGACTTCAGAACGTGCTTCAAGTTTCAGCTGACGACAGACAACAAAATCAAGCGACTCGATATCGGGCAGGCACAAAGGAACGTATGAGAACACTGATCGCTATTGGCATTGGACTGCTTCTATCGTTTGCGGCAGCCTACATCAGCAAGGCTCTCGGACGAACCACTGTATCCGGTGCAATTGCTTTTATCGGGGCGTGGCTTTGCTTTTGCGTTGTCGATTACTGGAATGGCACAAAGGCAGGGTATTCATCGCTCGATGAGCTTGGGATCCATATTTTCGTCTTTACACTTCCAGCAATTGGAGCCTGGTTGTCGGCTCGAATTCTAGGCTGAATCTCAGGAGCAGAAATGCGC is drawn from Edaphobacter lichenicola and contains these coding sequences:
- a CDS encoding class I SAM-dependent methyltransferase codes for the protein MKVREAVDLIRNDGIGSLAATWCDLGCGTGTFTLALAELLAPGSKIYAVDKNRASLRKIPNSHGEVTIERMANDFASPIFSLPEVDGALMANELHFVRDQAGLLKRICSAAASFLVVEYDRSAPSVWEPFPVSYATLHPLLLAAGYRRVVKLRTRQSVFGGELYAAWATR